One genomic segment of Natrialbaceae archaeon AArc-T1-2 includes these proteins:
- a CDS encoding DUF7344 domain-containing protein, which produces MDESRELGTRDIQSIDERTGSSGRERSISPETILSAVANEHRRATLNALDNASEKTLEYDALVDRVADRVRNEDPRRESDEHQQRVRIALHHTHLPKLEEARIIDYEAETGHVRFVGGELEQDLLTLVEPYEAYE; this is translated from the coding sequence ATGGATGAGAGTCGAGAGCTGGGGACACGTGATATACAGTCAATTGATGAGCGTACCGGTTCTTCGGGGCGTGAGAGATCGATCTCCCCCGAGACGATTCTGTCGGCAGTAGCGAACGAACACCGACGCGCCACCCTTAACGCGTTGGACAACGCTTCTGAGAAGACACTGGAATACGATGCGCTCGTAGATCGCGTTGCAGACCGGGTTCGGAACGAAGACCCGAGACGGGAGTCAGACGAACACCAACAACGCGTCCGAATCGCACTTCACCATACTCATCTTCCAAAACTGGAGGAGGCTCGGATAATCGACTACGAGGCTGAAACGGGGCACGTCCGGTTTGTTGGCGGTGAACTGGAACAAGATCTCCTGACGTTGGTCGAGCCGTACGAGGCCTACGAGTGA
- a CDS encoding helix-turn-helix domain-containing protein, whose product MSVITEVRIPSDDFELGQILNLEQASAIELETLVPSGNVTVPLFWVYEPVENDFLEAVERYPTVNSVTEVDVFDDRTLIRIDWDASQDHLFQCILEHDGQILGATGSSEGWNFEIRFSDREALNQCQTCCEDAHISLELTRIYNPTEPEAGPWYGLSEPQREALTLAIRRGYYDIPRGCTTAELAAELGISDQAVTERLRRAIGTFGRYALLTPESAAHVD is encoded by the coding sequence ATGAGCGTGATAACGGAGGTTCGCATCCCATCCGATGATTTTGAACTCGGGCAAATCCTCAATCTAGAGCAAGCCTCGGCCATCGAACTGGAAACGCTCGTCCCGAGTGGGAACGTGACTGTGCCGCTCTTCTGGGTCTACGAACCGGTCGAAAACGACTTTCTCGAAGCCGTCGAACGCTATCCAACGGTCAACAGCGTCACAGAGGTGGACGTGTTCGACGACAGGACGCTAATCAGGATCGACTGGGATGCGAGCCAGGACCACCTTTTTCAGTGCATCTTGGAACACGACGGGCAGATACTGGGTGCGACTGGCTCGTCGGAAGGGTGGAATTTCGAGATACGGTTTTCAGACCGCGAGGCATTGAATCAGTGCCAGACCTGTTGTGAGGACGCGCACATCTCTCTGGAGCTAACCCGCATATATAATCCGACGGAACCTGAGGCCGGTCCGTGGTACGGCCTGAGTGAGCCCCAACGAGAAGCGTTGACGCTTGCCATTCGAAGGGGATACTACGACATTCCACGCGGCTGTACGACCGCGGAGTTAGCTGCCGAGCTCGGGATTTCCGATCAGGCAGTGACGGAGCGATTACGTCGTGCCATTGGTACGTTCGGGAGGTATGCACTTCTTACTCCCGAGTCAGCGGCGCACGTGGACTGA
- a CDS encoding helix-turn-helix domain-containing protein translates to MATVMEFTSPVAEFPLGSVFENLPGVTVELERLIPHETLIIPYFWVRDVETEDIEAAFEAHSGVSNIRVVDSVEDEYLMRAEWESEYFGILSALAKANVVVLSGIGTKEEWRFEVRGESQETLAEFREYCQENDIPIAITAVHAMLPIQGEGYELTETQREALVLAYERGYFDSPREASLEEIADELGITQQSLSSRLRRGHRRLIGATLSSSS, encoded by the coding sequence ATGGCGACTGTAATGGAGTTTACGAGTCCGGTAGCGGAGTTTCCGCTGGGAAGTGTGTTCGAGAATCTGCCGGGTGTGACCGTTGAACTGGAGCGATTGATTCCACACGAGACGCTGATTATCCCGTACTTCTGGGTGCGCGATGTAGAAACGGAGGATATCGAAGCTGCGTTCGAGGCACATTCCGGCGTGAGCAACATTCGAGTGGTCGATAGCGTCGAAGACGAGTATCTCATGCGTGCCGAGTGGGAATCAGAGTACTTCGGCATCCTGAGTGCGCTTGCCAAGGCCAACGTCGTCGTGCTTTCCGGGATTGGAACGAAAGAGGAATGGCGGTTCGAGGTACGCGGTGAGAGTCAGGAGACGCTCGCTGAGTTTCGAGAGTACTGCCAGGAAAACGACATTCCGATAGCGATCACCGCCGTCCACGCCATGCTTCCGATCCAGGGAGAGGGCTACGAGTTGACCGAGACCCAACGCGAGGCGCTGGTACTAGCCTACGAACGGGGCTACTTCGACTCCCCACGCGAGGCGTCGCTCGAAGAGATTGCCGACGAGCTCGGTATCACCCAGCAGTCACTATCGTCACGACTCCGTCGGGGACATCGACGCCTCATTGGAGCGACACTCAGCAGTTCGTCGTGA
- a CDS encoding HalOD1 output domain-containing protein, translating into MAVVATLADVMDTDPVELDPLHSTVDADELDALVRVRNGINGDTHVTFTHEGHTITVHSYGVVAITPEHELTAEKYERDEGR; encoded by the coding sequence ATGGCTGTTGTCGCAACGCTGGCGGACGTAATGGATACTGATCCTGTAGAACTCGACCCGCTCCATTCCACTGTTGACGCCGACGAATTAGATGCGCTCGTCCGCGTTCGCAACGGGATAAACGGGGATACCCACGTTACGTTCACGCACGAGGGGCACACGATAACCGTCCACAGCTACGGTGTGGTCGCCATCACACCAGAACACGAACTCACAGCGGAGAAATACGAAAGGGACGAGGGAAGATGA
- a CDS encoding molybdopterin molybdotransferase MoeA — protein MEGADSNRTEAGFKERTRVARAREILHEAVSDLAGPGSERIALEHADGRVLAESITASRNVPHYDRAAMDGYAVRARDTFGASARSPEVVRIAEDDPVEPGTAVRVHTGSDLPDGADAVVMIEHVTELETTGELEIGDAVAEGENVAPAGEDVEAGTELYEPGHRLRPSDLGLLRSVGLERVAVAERPSVGVIPTGEELVEADPDPGEVIETNGLTISRLVERWGGDATYRDIVTDDHEALRVAIQRDLTNDVVVTTGGSSVGERDLLPEVIDDLGEVLVHGVALKPGHPVCLGLVEETPVLALPGYPVACIINAVQFLRPTLRWLEGTTPEPHPTVQARLGRKIPSEPGTRTFARVRLEDRDGDRVAIPTRASGSGVLSSVALADGWVVVEEDREGIPSGETVAVQRWE, from the coding sequence ATGGAAGGTGCCGACAGCAACCGAACGGAAGCGGGGTTCAAGGAACGAACCCGCGTCGCACGCGCTCGAGAGATACTTCATGAGGCCGTCTCAGACCTCGCAGGACCAGGGTCCGAGCGGATCGCCCTCGAACATGCGGACGGTCGGGTACTGGCCGAATCGATCACGGCGAGCCGGAACGTCCCCCACTACGACCGGGCAGCGATGGACGGCTACGCCGTTCGCGCACGGGACACCTTCGGGGCGAGCGCTCGCTCGCCGGAGGTCGTCCGGATCGCCGAGGACGACCCCGTCGAGCCCGGCACTGCGGTCCGGGTCCACACGGGCAGTGACCTTCCCGACGGCGCCGACGCCGTCGTGATGATCGAACACGTCACCGAACTCGAGACGACGGGCGAACTCGAGATCGGAGACGCCGTCGCGGAGGGCGAAAACGTCGCGCCGGCCGGCGAGGACGTCGAGGCCGGCACGGAGCTGTACGAGCCGGGCCACCGGCTCCGACCCTCCGACCTCGGCCTGTTGCGCTCGGTCGGACTCGAGCGCGTCGCCGTCGCCGAACGGCCCTCGGTCGGCGTGATTCCGACCGGCGAGGAACTCGTCGAGGCCGACCCCGATCCCGGCGAGGTGATCGAGACGAACGGACTTACCATCTCGCGGCTGGTCGAACGCTGGGGCGGCGACGCGACCTATCGCGACATCGTCACCGACGACCACGAGGCGCTTCGGGTCGCGATCCAGCGAGACCTGACGAACGATGTCGTCGTCACCACCGGCGGCTCCTCCGTGGGCGAACGGGACCTCCTGCCGGAGGTGATCGACGACCTCGGCGAGGTGCTCGTCCACGGCGTCGCGCTGAAGCCGGGCCACCCCGTCTGTCTCGGCCTCGTCGAGGAGACGCCCGTGCTCGCCTTGCCGGGCTATCCCGTCGCCTGTATCATCAACGCCGTCCAGTTCCTCCGGCCGACGCTTCGCTGGCTCGAGGGAACGACCCCCGAACCGCATCCGACGGTCCAGGCTCGCCTCGGACGCAAGATCCCGAGCGAACCCGGCACCCGGACGTTTGCCCGGGTCCGACTCGAGGACCGCGACGGCGACCGGGTGGCGATCCCGACCCGGGCCAGCGGCTCGGGCGTGCTCTCGAGCGTCGCACTCGCGGACGGCTGGGTGGTCGTCGAGGAGGATCGCGAGGGGATCCCCTCCGGCGAGACCGTCGCCGTTCAACGCTGGGAGTGA
- a CDS encoding GIY-YIG nuclease family protein, translating into MTDHVVYVLECADGSLYTGYTTDLERRVAEHDAGEGAKYTRGRTPVELVYHERYETRSDAMSREHEIKSLTRAAKERLVDLE; encoded by the coding sequence GTGACCGATCACGTCGTCTACGTCCTCGAGTGTGCCGACGGTTCGCTGTATACGGGCTATACGACCGACCTCGAGCGTCGCGTCGCCGAACACGACGCCGGCGAGGGCGCGAAGTACACCCGCGGTCGAACGCCGGTCGAGCTCGTCTATCACGAACGCTACGAGACCCGATCGGACGCGATGTCCCGCGAGCACGAGATCAAGTCCCTGACGCGGGCGGCCAAAGAACGGTTGGTCGACCTCGAGTAG